Proteins encoded within one genomic window of Citrobacter amalonaticus Y19:
- the acrR gene encoding multidrug efflux transporter transcriptional repressor AcrR, giving the protein MARKTKQQAQETRQHILDVALRLFSQQGVSSTSLAEIAKAAGVTRGAIYWHFKNKSDLFSEIWELSESSIGELETEYQAKFPDDPLSVLREILVHLLESTVTEERRRLLMEIIFHKCEFVGEMTIVQQAQRNICLESYDRIEQTLTHCINSKMLPENLLTRRAAVMMRATVSGLMENWLFAPQSFDLKKEARDYVAVLLEMLTFCPTLQSARPDATS; this is encoded by the coding sequence ATGGCACGAAAAACCAAACAACAAGCGCAGGAAACACGACAACACATCCTGGATGTAGCGCTACGGTTGTTCTCACAGCAAGGGGTATCGTCCACCTCGCTGGCGGAGATTGCAAAAGCCGCTGGCGTCACTCGCGGTGCAATCTATTGGCATTTCAAAAACAAGTCGGATTTATTTAGTGAAATCTGGGAACTATCAGAATCCAGTATTGGTGAGCTTGAGACTGAGTATCAGGCAAAATTCCCCGACGATCCACTATCAGTGTTAAGAGAAATTCTCGTTCATCTCCTTGAATCTACCGTAACAGAAGAACGGCGACGTTTATTGATGGAGATTATATTCCACAAATGTGAATTTGTGGGAGAAATGACTATAGTTCAGCAAGCGCAAAGAAACATCTGTCTTGAAAGCTATGATCGTATTGAGCAAACATTAACACATTGTATTAATTCAAAAATGCTGCCTGAAAATTTGCTTACGCGCCGGGCGGCGGTGATGATGCGCGCCACGGTTTCAGGCCTGATGGAAAACTGGCTCTTCGCCCCGCAATCTTTTGATCTCAAAAAAGAAGCACGAGATTACGTCGCCGTGTTACTGGAAATGTTAACATTTTGTCCCACACTGCAGTCGGCGAGGCCTGACGCAACGTCCTGA
- the acrB gene encoding multidrug efflux RND transporter permease subunit AcrB, which yields MAKFFIDRPIFAWVIAIIIMLAGGLAILKLPVAQYPTIAPPAITISASYPGADAKTVQDTVTQVIEQNMNGIDNLLYMSSTSDSSGTVQITITFDSGTDADIAQVQVQNKLQLAMPLLPQEVQQQGVSVEKSSSSFLMVMGMISTDGSMTQEDIADYVGATVKDPVSRTSGVGDVQLFGAQYAMRIWMDPTELNKYQLTPVDVIAAIKAQNAQVAAGQLGGTPPVKGQQLNASIIAQTRLTSTEEFGKILLKVNQDGSRVRLSDVARIELGGESYDVIAKYNGQPASGLGIKLATGANALDTANAVRATIAKLEPFFPHGLKVVYPYDTTPFVKISINEVVKTLVEAIVLVFIVMYLFLQNFRATLIPTIAVPVVLLGTFAILAAFGFSINTLTMFGMVLAIGLLVDDAIVVVENVERVMSEEGLPPKEATRKSMGQIQGALVGIAMVLSAVFIPMAFFGGSTGAIYRQFSITIVSAMVLSVLVAMILTPALCATMLKPVAKGDHGEGKKGFFGWFNRMFDKSTHHYTDSVGNILRSTGRYLLLYLIIVVGMAFLFVRLPSSFLPDEDQGVFLTMAQLPAGATQERTQKVLDEVTDYYLKDEKANVNSVFTVNGFGFSGRGQNTGLAFISLKNWEDRPGEENKVPAIAGRASAHFASIKDAMVFAFNLPAIVELGTATGFDFQLIDQANLGHDKLTQARNQLFGEIAKHPDLLVGVRPNGLEDTPQFKIDIDQEKAQALGVSISDINTTLGAAWGGSYVNDFIDRGRVKKVYVMSEAKYRMLPDDIGNWYVRGSDGQMVPFSAFSSSRWEYGSPRLERYNGLPSMEILGQAAPGKSTGEAMAMMEELASKLPSGIGYDWTGMSYQERLSGNQAPALYAISLIVVFLCLAALYESWSIPFSVMLVVPLGVIGALLAATFRGLTNDVYFQVGLLTTIGLSAKNAILIVEFAKDLMDKEGKGLVEATLEAVRMRLRPILMTSLAFILGVMPLVISSGAGSGAQNAVGTGVMGGMVTATVLAIFFVPVFFVVVRRRFSRKSEDIEHSHSVEHH from the coding sequence ATGGCTAAGTTTTTTATCGATCGCCCTATCTTTGCATGGGTTATCGCCATCATCATCATGCTGGCAGGGGGTCTCGCGATCCTCAAATTGCCGGTGGCGCAGTATCCAACGATTGCGCCACCTGCAATCACGATCTCTGCGAGCTATCCTGGTGCTGATGCGAAAACGGTTCAAGATACCGTGACGCAGGTTATCGAACAAAATATGAACGGTATCGATAACTTGCTCTATATGTCCTCAACCAGTGACTCTTCAGGTACCGTTCAGATTACGATTACCTTTGACTCCGGTACGGATGCGGATATCGCTCAGGTTCAGGTGCAGAACAAGCTGCAACTGGCGATGCCGTTACTTCCGCAAGAAGTACAGCAACAGGGCGTAAGCGTTGAGAAATCCTCCAGTAGCTTCCTGATGGTTATGGGGATGATCAGTACTGACGGCTCTATGACGCAGGAAGATATCGCGGACTATGTTGGTGCCACTGTAAAAGATCCTGTCAGCCGTACCAGCGGCGTGGGTGATGTTCAGTTGTTCGGCGCACAATATGCGATGCGCATTTGGATGGATCCAACCGAGCTAAACAAATACCAGTTAACGCCGGTAGATGTGATTGCGGCAATCAAAGCGCAAAACGCCCAGGTTGCAGCCGGTCAACTCGGTGGCACGCCACCGGTAAAAGGTCAGCAACTTAACGCCTCCATTATTGCTCAGACACGTCTGACCTCGACCGAAGAGTTCGGCAAAATTTTGCTGAAAGTGAATCAGGATGGTTCTCGGGTTCGCCTGAGTGATGTCGCGCGTATTGAACTTGGTGGCGAGAGTTATGATGTCATCGCGAAATACAATGGGCAGCCAGCATCTGGTCTTGGGATCAAACTGGCAACAGGTGCAAATGCGCTGGATACGGCAAACGCAGTCCGCGCGACAATCGCGAAACTGGAACCGTTCTTCCCGCACGGTTTGAAAGTCGTTTACCCTTACGATACAACACCTTTCGTTAAAATCTCGATTAACGAAGTGGTGAAGACGCTGGTTGAAGCTATCGTACTGGTATTTATTGTTATGTACCTGTTCCTGCAAAACTTCCGCGCAACGCTGATTCCGACAATCGCCGTTCCGGTCGTTCTGTTAGGCACATTTGCAATACTCGCGGCATTTGGTTTCTCAATAAATACGTTGACCATGTTTGGTATGGTTCTCGCCATCGGTCTGTTGGTGGATGACGCCATCGTGGTGGTCGAGAACGTCGAGCGTGTCATGTCCGAAGAGGGATTACCGCCTAAAGAAGCCACGCGAAAATCGATGGGCCAGATTCAGGGCGCACTGGTCGGTATCGCGATGGTATTGTCGGCAGTATTTATTCCAATGGCCTTCTTTGGTGGTTCAACCGGTGCCATTTATCGCCAATTCTCTATTACCATCGTTTCGGCAATGGTACTTTCTGTTCTGGTGGCGATGATCCTGACGCCCGCGCTTTGTGCCACCATGCTTAAGCCGGTTGCCAAAGGCGATCATGGAGAAGGCAAGAAAGGCTTCTTCGGCTGGTTTAACCGCATGTTCGATAAGAGCACGCACCACTACACCGACAGCGTAGGCAACATCCTGCGCAGCACCGGTCGTTACCTGCTGCTGTATCTGATCATCGTGGTCGGCATGGCGTTCCTGTTCGTCCGTCTGCCAAGTTCCTTCCTGCCGGATGAAGACCAGGGGGTATTCCTGACCATGGCGCAGCTTCCGGCTGGCGCTACACAGGAGCGTACGCAAAAAGTCCTTGATGAAGTCACGGACTATTATCTGAAGGATGAAAAAGCAAACGTCAATTCGGTGTTTACCGTAAACGGCTTTGGATTCTCAGGTCGTGGTCAAAACACCGGTCTTGCTTTTATTTCTCTCAAAAATTGGGAAGATCGTCCTGGTGAAGAAAACAAAGTGCCCGCTATTGCAGGACGTGCAAGTGCGCACTTTGCCTCCATTAAAGATGCAATGGTGTTTGCCTTTAACTTGCCAGCAATTGTGGAACTGGGGACCGCTACAGGTTTTGACTTCCAGTTAATTGACCAGGCTAACCTGGGGCATGACAAACTCACGCAGGCACGTAACCAGTTGTTTGGCGAGATTGCAAAACATCCCGATCTGTTAGTCGGTGTTCGCCCTAACGGTCTGGAAGATACCCCGCAGTTCAAGATTGATATCGACCAGGAAAAAGCACAGGCTCTGGGCGTTTCCATTAGCGATATTAATACCACGCTGGGTGCCGCATGGGGCGGAAGCTACGTGAATGACTTTATCGACCGTGGTCGTGTGAAGAAAGTTTACGTGATGTCCGAAGCGAAATACCGCATGCTGCCGGACGATATTGGTAACTGGTATGTGCGCGGCAGTGATGGTCAGATGGTGCCGTTCTCTGCATTTTCATCATCTCGTTGGGAGTACGGTTCACCGCGTCTGGAACGCTATAACGGTCTGCCGTCGATGGAGATCTTAGGTCAGGCGGCGCCCGGCAAGAGTACCGGTGAAGCGATGGCAATGATGGAAGAGTTGGCCAGTAAGCTGCCATCCGGCATCGGCTATGACTGGACGGGGATGTCCTATCAGGAACGCCTCTCCGGTAACCAAGCTCCGGCCCTGTATGCCATCTCGCTGATCGTCGTCTTCCTGTGTCTGGCGGCGCTGTATGAGAGCTGGTCAATCCCGTTCTCCGTTATGCTGGTGGTGCCGCTGGGGGTTATTGGTGCGCTGTTGGCCGCAACCTTCCGTGGGTTAACTAACGACGTATACTTCCAGGTGGGCCTGCTCACAACCATTGGGTTGTCGGCGAAGAACGCGATATTGATCGTCGAATTCGCCAAAGATCTGATGGATAAAGAGGGCAAGGGACTGGTAGAGGCAACACTGGAAGCGGTACGTATGCGTTTACGTCCGATCCTGATGACCTCTCTGGCGTTCATTCTGGGCGTTATGCCGCTGGTTATCAGCTCGGGTGCCGGTTCCGGCGCGCAGAACGCCGTAGGTACTGGCGTAATGGGCGGGATGGTCACCGCGACGGTTCTGGCTATCTTCTTCGTTCCGGTCTTCTTTGTGGTGGTACGCCGCCGCTTCAGCCGGAAAAGTGAAGATATTGAGCACAGCCATTCTGTAGAACATCACTGA
- the acrA gene encoding multidrug efflux RND transporter periplasmic adaptor subunit AcrA, which yields MNKNRGFTPLAVVLMLSGSLALTGCDDKQAQQGGQQMPEVGVVTLKTEPLQITTELPGRTSAFRIAEVRPQVSGIILKRNFEEGSDIEAGVSLYQIDPATYQATYESAKGDLAKAQAAASIAQVTVNRYKKLLGTQYISQQDYDQALADAQQANASVVAAKAAVETARINLAYTKVTSPISGRIGKSAVTEGALVQNGQATALATVQQLDPIYVDVTQSSNDFLRLKQELANGTLKQENGKAKVELVTSDGIKFPQTGTLEFSDVTVDQTTGSITIRAVFPNPDHTLLPGMFVRARLEEGTNPTALLVPQQGVTRTPRGDATALVVGADDKVETRQIVASQAIGDKWVVTDGLKSGDRVIISGLQKVRPGVQVKAQEVTSDNQQQAANGGKSEQTKS from the coding sequence ATGAACAAAAACAGAGGGTTTACGCCTCTGGCGGTCGTTCTGATGCTCTCAGGCAGCTTAGCGCTTACAGGATGTGACGACAAACAGGCCCAACAAGGGGGCCAGCAGATGCCAGAAGTTGGGGTTGTGACGCTCAAAACCGAACCTCTACAGATCACAACTGAACTCCCGGGTCGCACCAGTGCTTTCCGTATTGCGGAAGTTCGCCCTCAGGTAAGCGGGATTATCCTGAAGCGTAATTTCGAGGAAGGTAGTGATATCGAAGCAGGAGTGTCTCTCTATCAGATTGATCCTGCGACATATCAAGCCACTTATGAAAGCGCGAAAGGCGATCTGGCGAAAGCACAGGCCGCTGCCAGCATCGCTCAGGTAACGGTTAACCGTTATAAGAAACTGCTGGGAACGCAGTACATCAGTCAACAAGATTACGATCAGGCGCTGGCCGATGCGCAACAGGCGAATGCCTCCGTGGTTGCCGCGAAAGCCGCGGTCGAAACGGCGCGCATTAACCTGGCATATACCAAAGTGACCTCTCCGATTAGCGGCCGTATTGGTAAATCCGCCGTGACGGAAGGCGCATTGGTGCAGAACGGTCAGGCGACAGCGCTGGCAACCGTGCAGCAGCTCGATCCTATCTATGTTGACGTGACGCAGTCGAGCAACGACTTCCTGCGTCTGAAACAGGAACTGGCTAACGGAACGCTGAAACAGGAAAACGGCAAGGCGAAAGTCGAGCTGGTGACCAGTGACGGCATCAAATTCCCGCAGACCGGTACGCTTGAGTTTTCAGACGTGACCGTCGATCAGACCACCGGTTCTATCACCATCCGCGCCGTCTTCCCTAACCCGGATCACACCTTACTGCCGGGAATGTTCGTCCGCGCCCGTCTGGAAGAAGGGACCAACCCGACAGCGTTACTGGTACCGCAACAAGGCGTGACCCGTACGCCGCGTGGTGATGCGACAGCGCTGGTTGTGGGGGCTGATGACAAAGTGGAAACCCGTCAAATCGTTGCCAGTCAGGCGATTGGCGATAAATGGGTGGTCACTGACGGACTGAAATCTGGCGATCGCGTCATTATCTCTGGTTTGCAAAAAGTTCGCCCTGGCGTGCAGGTAAAAGCGCAGGAAGTAACATCTGACAATCAACAACAAGCCGCGAACGGTGGCAAGTCAGAGCAAACAAAGTCTTAA
- the tomB gene encoding Hha toxicity modulator TomB — MDEYSPKRHDIAQLKFLCEALYHDCLANLEESNHGWVNDPTSAINLQLNELIEHIATFALNYKIKYNEDNKLIEQIDEYLDDTFMLFSSYGINAQDLQKWRKSGNRLFRCFVNATRANPVSLSC; from the coding sequence ATGGATGAATACTCACCCAAAAGACATGATATAGCGCAGCTTAAATTTCTTTGTGAAGCGCTTTATCACGACTGTCTTGCAAACCTTGAAGAAAGCAATCATGGCTGGGTTAACGACCCAACCTCGGCAATCAACCTTCAACTTAACGAACTGATAGAGCATATTGCAACCTTCGCACTTAATTATAAAATTAAGTATAATGAGGACAATAAGCTGATTGAGCAGATTGATGAATATCTGGACGACACATTTATGTTGTTCAGCAGTTATGGCATTAATGCGCAGGATCTGCAGAAATGGCGGAAATCCGGTAATCGCTTGTTCCGCTGCTTTGTGAATGCCACCAGGGCTAATCCTGTTAGTTTGTCTTGTTAA
- the ykgO gene encoding type B 50S ribosomal protein L36 has protein sequence MQVLNSLRSAKQRHPDCQIVKRKGRLYVICKSNPRFKAVQGRKKRR, from the coding sequence ATGCAGGTCTTGAATTCATTACGTAGCGCAAAGCAGCGCCATCCGGACTGTCAGATAGTTAAGCGCAAAGGGCGTTTATATGTGATTTGTAAAAGCAATCCGCGTTTTAAAGCGGTACAGGGAAGAAAAAAACGGCGTTAA
- the maa gene encoding maltose O-acetyltransferase — translation MSDEKQKMIAGERYRPADETLRHDRLQARRFVHRYNLTAPDEKAERLAILHDLLGQCDRPYIEPSFRCDYGYNIFLGKDFYANFDCVMLDVCPIYIGDNCMLAPGVHIYTATHPLDATERNSGLEFGKPVTIGNNVWIGGRAVINPGVSIGDNVVVASGAVVTKNVPANVVVGGNPARIIKTL, via the coding sequence ATGAGTGACGAGAAACAAAAAATGATAGCGGGTGAGCGGTATCGCCCGGCAGATGAAACCCTGCGCCATGACAGGTTGCAGGCGCGTCGATTCGTTCACCGCTACAATCTCACCGCCCCGGATGAAAAGGCCGAACGCCTGGCAATCCTCCACGACCTGTTGGGCCAGTGTGACCGGCCTTACATTGAGCCGTCATTTCGCTGTGACTACGGTTACAACATCTTTCTGGGTAAAGACTTTTACGCCAATTTCGACTGCGTCATGCTCGACGTCTGCCCGATTTATATTGGTGATAACTGTATGCTGGCTCCCGGCGTCCATATCTATACCGCCACGCATCCGCTGGATGCGACAGAACGCAATAGTGGGCTGGAATTCGGCAAGCCCGTCACAATTGGCAATAATGTCTGGATTGGTGGGCGTGCGGTCATTAATCCCGGCGTCAGCATTGGTGACAACGTGGTCGTCGCCTCCGGCGCAGTGGTGACCAAAAACGTACCGGCGAACGTGGTGGTGGGTGGTAACCCGGCGCGGATTATTAAAACACTGTAA
- a CDS encoding YczE/YyaS/YitT family protein yields the protein MGRRLVQLYFGLALYGVSTAMFVRADLGADPWNVFHLGLANLLSMKIGMVMIIVGALVLLLWIPLRQRPGLGTLSNVIVIGLAADAALAVMPDFSSLLVRSLMLVAAVVVNALATSMYIGAGFGAGPRDGLMTGIHARTGWSVRTIRTAIEVSILLSGWLLGGTLGVGTVLYALAIGPLIQLCLPWFRYKPRARIQTA from the coding sequence ATGGGGCGTCGTCTGGTTCAACTTTACTTTGGGCTGGCTCTGTATGGAGTATCAACCGCGATGTTTGTGCGCGCGGATTTAGGTGCCGATCCGTGGAACGTGTTCCATCTCGGGCTGGCAAATCTGTTGTCGATGAAGATTGGCATGGTGATGATTATTGTCGGGGCGCTGGTACTTTTGCTGTGGATCCCCCTGCGTCAACGCCCTGGGCTGGGCACCCTCAGCAATGTGATTGTGATTGGGCTCGCAGCCGATGCCGCGCTGGCGGTGATGCCGGATTTTTCCTCCCTCCTCGTGCGCAGCCTCATGCTGGTGGCCGCCGTAGTGGTGAACGCGCTGGCGACGAGTATGTACATTGGCGCGGGCTTTGGTGCCGGGCCAAGAGACGGCCTGATGACCGGCATTCACGCCCGCACGGGATGGTCGGTGCGTACCATCCGTACGGCGATTGAAGTCTCTATTTTATTAAGCGGTTGGCTGCTTGGCGGCACGCTTGGCGTCGGAACCGTGCTGTATGCGCTGGCGATTGGGCCGTTGATCCAACTCTGTCTGCCGTGGTTTCGCTACAAACCCCGGGCGCGGATTCAGACGGCATAG
- a CDS encoding EAL domain-containing protein: protein MRTRHLVSLVTGVLILSVLVPVGLSIWLAHRQVEKKFIEELDTYSARVSERTERVVTQAKQALQQINAVKSVPCSREHLLAMRRISFSYRYVQEVLYLQNNIPFCSSLEQESYATAFPPPMKVTNDGYRAWFTAHNDLGIERYMAALGYDDYIVMIDPASFIDVVPFGAWQIDVAIIGVKHNTVIASSSALAPNILQFTQETTPRHLESHGIIYEIRPFPEMGITIVSWASTLPLQKIWYRQALIWVPAGILIGLLAAAFILRILRRLQSPRHRLQDAINNRDIKVHYQPIISLSTGKIVGGEALARWPQTDGSYLSPDIFIVLAEQTGLTEQLTRLIIETVFEDMGEWLKQHPDQHISINIEAADLTSEKLPTLLSKLLNRYQLAPSQIALELTERGFADPKTSSPIVARYRKAGHAIYIDDFGTGYSSLSYLQNLDVDILKIDKSFVDALEYKNVTPHIIEMAKTLKLKMVAEGIETANQEDWLRQHGVHYGQGWLYSKALPKEAFILWAEKRL, encoded by the coding sequence GTGAGAACACGACATCTGGTCAGTCTGGTGACAGGAGTGCTTATCCTCTCCGTATTGGTTCCGGTTGGACTGAGTATTTGGCTTGCTCACCGCCAGGTCGAAAAGAAATTCATCGAAGAGTTGGATACCTACTCAGCCCGCGTCTCTGAACGTACTGAACGCGTGGTGACTCAGGCCAAGCAAGCATTGCAGCAGATTAATGCCGTGAAGAGCGTGCCGTGTTCGCGTGAGCACTTGCTGGCCATGCGGCGAATATCCTTCAGCTATCGCTATGTCCAGGAAGTGCTGTATCTGCAAAACAACATACCGTTCTGCTCATCCCTGGAACAGGAAAGCTATGCCACGGCCTTTCCTCCCCCCATGAAAGTCACCAACGACGGCTACCGCGCCTGGTTTACCGCGCATAACGACTTGGGGATCGAGCGCTATATGGCAGCATTAGGCTATGACGACTACATTGTGATGATTGATCCCGCATCCTTTATCGACGTAGTGCCTTTTGGCGCCTGGCAGATCGACGTTGCGATTATCGGCGTAAAACACAATACCGTCATTGCCAGCAGCAGCGCGCTTGCACCGAATATCCTGCAATTTACCCAGGAAACCACGCCTCGCCATCTGGAAAGTCATGGCATTATTTATGAGATTCGGCCCTTCCCGGAAATGGGCATTACCATCGTCAGTTGGGCGTCCACCCTTCCGCTGCAGAAAATCTGGTACCGGCAGGCGCTGATCTGGGTTCCCGCCGGTATTCTGATCGGTCTGCTGGCTGCCGCCTTTATTCTGCGCATTCTGCGCCGTCTCCAGTCGCCGCGTCACCGGTTGCAGGACGCTATCAACAACCGGGACATTAAGGTTCACTACCAGCCCATCATTTCGTTATCGACCGGGAAAATAGTCGGTGGCGAAGCGCTGGCGCGCTGGCCGCAAACCGACGGCAGCTATTTGTCACCCGACATTTTCATTGTCCTGGCCGAACAGACCGGTCTTACCGAACAACTCACCCGCTTAATTATCGAGACGGTGTTCGAGGATATGGGGGAATGGCTGAAGCAACATCCCGATCAGCATATTTCCATTAATATTGAGGCGGCGGATCTCACCTCTGAAAAACTCCCGACGCTACTTAGTAAACTGCTTAACCGGTATCAGCTTGCCCCTTCACAAATCGCTCTGGAACTGACGGAGCGGGGATTTGCCGATCCGAAAACCAGCTCGCCCATCGTTGCCCGCTATCGCAAGGCGGGGCATGCCATCTATATTGATGATTTTGGCACCGGCTATTCCAGCCTTAGCTATTTGCAGAATCTGGACGTGGACATTCTGAAAATCGACAAATCGTTTGTCGATGCGCTGGAGTATAAAAACGTGACGCCGCATATCATCGAAATGGCCAAGACGCTGAAGCTGAAAATGGTAGCGGAAGGGATTGAAACGGCCAATCAGGAAGACTGGCTGCGCCAGCACGGTGTCCATTACGGACAGGGTTGGTTGTACAGCAAAGCGCTGCCCAAAGAAGCGTTTATTCTGTGGGCGGAAAAACGCTTATAG
- a CDS encoding YlaC family protein: protein MTEIQRLLTETIDDLNVREKRDNKPRFSISFIRKHPGLFIGMYVAWFATLAVMLQSETLVDSVWLLVVLFVVLNGFFFFDVAPRYRYEDIDVLDFRVCYNGEWYNTRFVPSALISTILHSPRVDDERKAQLQKMLTRKGELSFYDIFTLARADVAP, encoded by the coding sequence ATGACAGAAATACAACGCCTGCTCACTGAAACCATCGACGATCTGAACGTTCGTGAGAAGCGCGATAATAAGCCCCGCTTTAGCATCAGCTTTATTCGCAAGCATCCTGGTTTGTTTATTGGGATGTACGTTGCCTGGTTTGCCACGCTGGCGGTGATGCTGCAATCAGAAACGCTGGTCGACTCAGTCTGGCTGCTGGTCGTGCTGTTTGTCGTCCTCAACGGCTTTTTCTTTTTTGATGTCGCCCCGCGCTATCGCTATGAAGATATCGACGTACTGGATTTCAGAGTGTGTTACAACGGCGAGTGGTACAACACCCGGTTTGTGCCATCAGCGCTGATTAGCACCATCCTTCACTCCCCGCGCGTCGATGATGAACGCAAAGCACAATTACAGAAGATGTTGACGCGAAAAGGCGAACTGTCGTTTTACGATATCTTCACCCTTGCCCGCGCAGACGTCGCGCCATAA
- a CDS encoding DUF1428 domain-containing protein, producing MKYVDGFVLAVPAENKEAYKAMAAKAAPLFKEFGALRIVECWADDVPDGKLTDFRMAVKAGDHEEVVFSWIEYPSKEVRDAANQKMMSDPRMKAFGESMPFDGKRMIYGGFSPIIDD from the coding sequence ATGAAGTACGTGGATGGTTTTGTCCTTGCCGTACCTGCCGAAAACAAGGAGGCGTATAAGGCGATGGCGGCAAAAGCAGCACCGTTGTTCAAGGAATTTGGTGCGCTCCGCATTGTGGAATGCTGGGCCGATGATGTGCCAGATGGCAAACTCACCGATTTTCGCATGGCGGTGAAAGCCGGGGATCACGAAGAAGTGGTATTCAGCTGGATTGAATACCCGTCGAAGGAAGTGCGGGATGCGGCGAATCAGAAGATGATGTCCGATCCGCGCATGAAAGCGTTCGGTGAGTCGATGCCGTTTGATGGTAAACGCATGATTTACGGCGGATTCTCACCCATTATCGACGATTAG
- a CDS encoding HHA domain-containing protein, protein MSDKPLTKTDYLMRLRRCQTIDTLERVIEKNKYELSDNELAVFYSAADHRLAELTMNKLYDKIPSSVWKFIR, encoded by the coding sequence ATGTCCGATAAACCATTAACTAAAACTGATTATTTGATGCGTTTGCGACGCTGTCAGACAATTGACACGCTTGAGCGCGTGATTGAGAAAAATAAATATGAATTATCTGACAATGAACTGGCTGTATTTTACTCAGCTGCCGATCACCGTCTCGCAGAATTGACGATGAATAAGCTTTACGACAAGATCCCCTCCTCCGTCTGGAAATTCATTCGCTAA